One segment of Gilliamella sp. ESL0441 DNA contains the following:
- the ilvI gene encoding acetolactate synthase 3 large subunit → MAKLSGAEMVIQSLIDQGVKQIFGYPGGSVLDIYDAIHTLGGIEHILVRHEQAAVHMADGYARATGDVGVVLVTSGPGATNTITGIATAYMDSVPLVVISGQVASNLIGNDAFQECDMVGISRPIVKHSFLIKDSKDIPEIIKKAFYIASTGRPGPVVIDLPKDIVNPANKYNYHYPKSVSMRSYNPTIQGHKGQIKKALTTLLAAKKPVLFIGGGVISAGASDAIKSLAEKLNLPVASTLMGISAFPGTNKHYLGMIGMHGVYEANMAMHSADVILAVGARFDDRTTNNVEKYCPLAKIIHVDIDPTSISKTISATIPVVGDAKKVVETMLSELNELQADRDLDALVDWWKQIDHWRSRHCLAYSHEGDSIKPQEAIEVLYKLTKGNAFVTTDVGQHQMFTALYYPFDKPRHFITSGGLGTMGFGLPAALGVKLAFPDQCVVCVTGDGSIQMNIQELSTALQYGLPVIVLNLNNRFLGMVKQWQDMIYAGRHSCSYMESLPDFAKIAEAYGHVGMVITKREDLEAKLKKALSIKDRLVFVDVMTDATEHVYPMQIRGGAMNEMWLSKTERT, encoded by the coding sequence ATGGCAAAACTGTCAGGCGCAGAAATGGTCATTCAATCTTTGATTGATCAAGGAGTAAAACAGATATTTGGTTATCCCGGTGGTAGTGTTCTTGATATCTACGATGCAATTCATACTTTAGGTGGTATTGAACATATATTAGTTCGTCATGAACAAGCTGCTGTACATATGGCTGATGGTTATGCAAGGGCTACAGGTGATGTGGGTGTTGTACTTGTAACATCAGGGCCTGGAGCGACCAATACCATTACCGGTATTGCGACCGCATACATGGATTCTGTGCCATTGGTTGTTATTTCAGGTCAGGTTGCAAGTAACTTGATTGGAAATGATGCCTTCCAAGAGTGTGATATGGTCGGTATATCTCGTCCAATAGTTAAACATAGTTTTCTGATAAAAGATTCTAAAGACATTCCTGAAATTATTAAGAAAGCATTCTATATTGCGTCAACTGGTAGGCCCGGCCCGGTTGTGATTGATCTGCCAAAAGATATTGTTAATCCAGCAAATAAATACAATTACCATTATCCAAAATCTGTCTCAATGCGTTCGTATAATCCAACTATTCAGGGACATAAAGGACAAATTAAAAAAGCATTAACGACATTATTGGCAGCTAAAAAACCCGTCCTTTTTATTGGCGGAGGGGTTATTAGTGCAGGTGCAAGTGATGCAATTAAATCTTTAGCCGAAAAATTGAATCTACCCGTTGCGTCAACCTTAATGGGAATAAGTGCTTTTCCTGGAACAAATAAACATTATTTAGGCATGATTGGAATGCATGGGGTTTATGAAGCCAATATGGCGATGCACAGCGCTGATGTGATTTTAGCCGTTGGTGCAAGATTTGATGATAGAACAACCAATAATGTTGAAAAATATTGCCCCTTGGCGAAAATAATTCATGTCGATATTGATCCAACTTCAATTTCAAAAACAATTTCTGCCACTATTCCTGTGGTGGGTGATGCAAAAAAAGTGGTTGAAACGATGTTATCTGAGCTTAATGAATTACAAGCTGACCGTGATCTTGATGCATTAGTGGATTGGTGGAAACAAATTGATCATTGGCGTTCACGTCACTGTTTAGCTTATAGTCATGAAGGTGACAGCATCAAACCACAAGAAGCGATTGAAGTTTTGTATAAATTAACTAAAGGTAATGCTTTTGTTACTACTGATGTCGGTCAACATCAAATGTTTACGGCTTTATATTATCCATTTGATAAACCTCGTCATTTTATTACTTCTGGTGGTCTTGGTACCATGGGGTTTGGTCTTCCGGCTGCACTTGGGGTTAAACTCGCTTTTCCTGATCAATGTGTCGTGTGTGTAACTGGTGATGGCAGTATTCAAATGAATATTCAAGAACTTTCAACTGCTTTACAATATGGTTTACCAGTCATTGTCTTGAATTTAAATAATCGTTTTTTAGGTATGGTTAAACAGTGGCAAGATATGATTTATGCTGGGCGGCACTCTTGTTCATACATGGAATCATTGCCAGATTTTGCAAAAATAGCAGAAGCTTATGGTCATGTTGGAATGGTCATAACTAAACGAGAAGACCTTGAAGCAAAACTTAAAAAAGCGTTGTCGATTAAAGATCGTCTAGTCTTTGTCGATGTCATGACCGATGCTACTGAACATGTCTACCCAATGCAAATACGTGGTGGAGCAATGAACGAAATGTGGCTGAGTAAAACGGAGAGAACCTAA
- the ilvN gene encoding acetolactate synthase small subunit, with translation MRYILSILTENEPGALSRIIGLFSQRGFNIETITTAPTEDPTMHRMTIQTTGDEHVLEQIQKQLHKLVNVYRVNDLTEGPHVEREIMLVKVTAKGSDARDEVKRCADIFRGSIVDVTASHYIVQLSGTSEKLDSFLSSIRETCNIVEIVRSGIIGLSRSEKSVNH, from the coding sequence ATGCGATATATTTTATCAATTTTAACAGAAAATGAACCTGGAGCATTATCTCGAATTATTGGTTTATTCTCACAGCGTGGTTTTAATATTGAAACCATCACTACAGCACCAACAGAAGATCCGACTATGCACCGTATGACTATTCAAACAACGGGTGATGAACATGTGCTTGAGCAGATTCAAAAGCAACTTCATAAACTTGTGAATGTTTATCGTGTTAATGATTTAACAGAAGGGCCTCATGTTGAACGAGAAATCATGTTAGTCAAAGTTACAGCTAAAGGATCTGACGCACGTGATGAAGTTAAACGCTGTGCCGATATTTTTAGAGGTTCAATAGTTGATGTTACCGCATCTCATTACATTGTTCAGTTATCGGGGACAAGCGAAAAGTTAGATTCGTTTTTATCCTCTATTCGTGAAACGTGTAATATTGTTGAAATTGTTCGTTCTGGAATTATCGGTTTATCTCGGAGTGAAAAATCAGTCAATCATTAA
- a CDS encoding IgaA/UmoB family intracellular growth attenuator, translating to MPFFAIMTIIHLIISFIYSIISYPIKKFRRNKYKNKLIAGSSVIDLKSFRMLTKEEINGVESYLSMTCNQSSDKKKSSLVSREVMLISGSCVKQTKFSHNENTYSYKIHNIDVVFPFNMDRYLSDYNEVEIALTQNFAIAVKLNDHKIGSALYAAYLADEKNDKQSSVYWQSGVSKFSQGENFDENAIHSVRPNARLSKKLGYEILSVRKETSQESASRNKLNRGILTAFFCFFVVSYFNRFWDTKELNDLFWFGVNFLAVIYFYFRKPKYKAKVRFINQVKGRITRKIVKSNEIIIGHGLKLKYPKNWQSFIPENSTFDVDLDVDVDSKKIVRYGYDLSVSKEVEQFGPPKFWGRNLWLFLVGVFYVYGVNYQADVCDNFSFVYHQYNHDSKRWFFDDVSKLITSNIKSGDVVKFNFLNVSLTCEVPVKNKADRCIQALIHSATSNSSFHLASSTSYFVLHGIKEKISSQSGESVDPQSDKNFHAAHIVVTMSGFVSNVDYDTNHTISTLTINMQELYQKDISENLLPICINLLLFLLLASVTILNGIMFLLKPILNRIRDFKIKNFYTYRIL from the coding sequence ATGCCGTTTTTTGCTATTATGACCATAATTCACTTAATTATTTCATTTATTTATTCTATTATTTCTTATCCAATAAAAAAGTTTAGAAGAAATAAATATAAAAATAAGCTAATAGCCGGTAGTTCGGTTATTGACCTCAAATCTTTTAGAATGTTAACTAAAGAGGAAATAAATGGTGTAGAAAGCTATTTATCGATGACTTGTAACCAATCCTCAGATAAAAAAAAGTCATCATTAGTTTCTCGAGAAGTGATGTTAATATCCGGTAGTTGTGTCAAACAAACTAAATTTTCGCATAACGAAAACACTTATTCCTATAAAATCCATAATATTGATGTTGTATTTCCTTTCAACATGGATCGTTACCTTAGTGATTATAATGAAGTTGAAATTGCGCTTACGCAAAATTTCGCTATTGCTGTTAAGTTAAATGATCACAAAATAGGTTCAGCATTATATGCTGCCTATTTGGCAGATGAAAAAAATGATAAACAAAGTTCGGTATATTGGCAGAGCGGCGTTTCAAAATTCTCCCAAGGCGAAAACTTCGATGAAAATGCTATTCATTCAGTGAGACCAAATGCTAGATTAAGTAAAAAATTGGGTTACGAAATTTTATCAGTTCGAAAAGAAACATCTCAAGAATCAGCTTCCCGTAACAAATTAAATAGAGGAATACTCACGGCATTTTTTTGTTTTTTTGTCGTAAGCTATTTTAATCGTTTTTGGGATACAAAAGAGTTAAACGATCTGTTTTGGTTTGGAGTGAATTTTCTGGCTGTTATTTACTTTTATTTTCGTAAACCAAAATATAAAGCTAAAGTGCGATTTATTAATCAAGTAAAAGGACGAATAACGAGAAAAATTGTTAAATCCAATGAGATTATAATTGGTCATGGTTTGAAATTAAAGTATCCCAAAAATTGGCAATCATTTATCCCTGAAAATAGCACTTTTGATGTTGATTTAGATGTTGATGTTGACAGTAAAAAAATTGTTCGTTATGGCTACGACTTGTCGGTTAGTAAAGAGGTTGAACAATTCGGGCCACCAAAATTTTGGGGACGAAATTTATGGCTTTTTTTAGTTGGCGTGTTTTATGTTTATGGTGTTAATTATCAAGCAGATGTATGTGACAATTTCTCATTTGTTTATCATCAATACAATCACGATTCTAAACGTTGGTTTTTTGATGATGTATCAAAATTAATAACGAGCAACATCAAATCGGGTGATGTAGTGAAATTTAATTTTTTAAATGTGTCATTGACATGTGAAGTACCTGTTAAAAATAAAGCCGATAGATGTATTCAAGCATTAATTCACAGTGCAACTAGCAATAGCTCTTTTCATCTTGCCAGTTCCACAAGCTATTTTGTTCTACATGGTATAAAAGAAAAGATAAGTTCTCAATCGGGTGAAAGTGTAGATCCACAATCTGACAAAAACTTTCATGCAGCTCATATCGTGGTCACGATGTCGGGATTCGTTTCAAATGTTGATTATGACACTAATCATACCATTTCAACATTAACCATAAATATGCAAGAGTTATACCAAAAAGATATAAGCGAAAATCTATTGCCAATTTGTATAAATCTGCTGTTATTTTTGCTTTTAGCTTCAGTGACCATTCTTAACGGTATTATGTTCTTGTTGAAACCAATTTTGAATCGAATTCGTGATTTTAAAATTAAAAATTTCTATACTTATCGTATACTTTAG
- a CDS encoding IgaA/UmoB family intracellular growth attenuator: protein MLVILLFVVVFFIFAYFELADHDSIEVEEDTFIRENAIRQLTEEEILLLQSYLEDENNFTAPYQKESSLISFDVTKIKGYIEKDVTEEIQYKYYYKMDNVQLFFPYNMDYAIMGFTDPDIDKTKNINTVEIVFTKSYGIVVKINSYDLIQAGLNLFVRKQKQRYDYWQTGKLKPICMSNLEKSNETLSQQITEASEKKPTFEILSRREKNQFENAIEDRSNSGKLMTFFFVLGVMSLLAVEHFQSIALVVFSIICFIFSLIASSKKRKLPTEYVNHIQAQIWRSGKDRSNLSIDTDFYVYYPSYWEIFLPDTSYIPIDMQVEVVTNQVLSCGKHLSISEEVKNYGAPKFFHHNVILAITGLILAILIFFFTKAGEKLDFTYQQLTSTATTWNIDDKENLKQSAIHSMDRVNLNLSSVSCDILNTQRIKPHHVQCNKIFVNLNPIDSNKLSDFPRLHRVEVFRQLIDDAKDKVLRLQNDENNISIQLTNSIQLYDENYKYSYGNEGFKAQLDYYNGILSGNSANLKITGIVTNVSYHNGKISKLTLLTDYRNDSDKNQLFSFFSLILINNFVFLFVILITLINTILIFRKKEVNQSRLEKIISHYRDKIF from the coding sequence ATGTTAGTTATTTTACTGTTTGTTGTTGTTTTTTTCATCTTTGCGTATTTTGAATTAGCTGATCACGATTCTATAGAAGTAGAGGAGGATACCTTTATCCGTGAAAATGCAATTCGACAGCTAACTGAAGAAGAAATTCTTCTTCTTCAGTCTTATCTTGAAGATGAAAACAACTTTACAGCTCCTTATCAAAAGGAAAGCTCATTAATCAGTTTCGATGTGACGAAAATAAAAGGTTATATTGAAAAAGATGTTACCGAGGAAATCCAATATAAATATTATTATAAGATGGATAATGTCCAGTTATTTTTTCCTTACAATATGGATTACGCTATTATGGGTTTTACAGATCCAGATATCGATAAGACAAAAAATATCAATACTGTTGAAATTGTTTTTACAAAAAGCTATGGAATTGTTGTTAAAATAAACAGTTATGATTTAATACAGGCGGGTCTAAATTTATTTGTACGTAAACAAAAGCAACGTTATGATTATTGGCAGACAGGAAAATTAAAGCCTATTTGTATGAGTAATTTAGAAAAATCTAATGAAACCTTATCTCAACAAATCACTGAAGCATCTGAAAAAAAACCGACTTTCGAGATTCTAAGCAGACGGGAAAAAAATCAATTTGAAAATGCAATCGAAGACCGAAGCAATTCTGGCAAATTAATGACATTTTTTTTTGTTTTAGGCGTAATGTCTTTATTAGCTGTAGAACATTTTCAGTCGATTGCATTGGTTGTTTTTTCAATCATCTGTTTTATTTTTTCCCTAATAGCATCGAGTAAAAAGCGGAAATTGCCTACCGAATATGTTAATCATATTCAAGCACAAATTTGGCGTAGTGGAAAAGACCGTAGTAATTTAAGTATTGATACAGACTTTTATGTTTACTATCCCTCATACTGGGAAATATTTCTCCCAGATACTAGCTATATACCAATTGATATGCAGGTCGAAGTTGTTACAAACCAGGTGCTTAGTTGTGGAAAACACTTATCAATAAGCGAGGAAGTGAAAAATTATGGCGCACCTAAATTTTTTCACCATAATGTTATATTAGCCATTACGGGATTAATACTGGCTATCTTAATTTTCTTTTTTACTAAAGCGGGTGAAAAATTAGATTTTACCTATCAACAATTAACCTCGACAGCCACTACTTGGAATATTGATGATAAAGAAAATTTAAAGCAATCCGCCATCCACTCTATGGATCGGGTTAATTTGAATTTATCTAGTGTATCATGTGATATTCTAAATACGCAAAGAATAAAACCTCATCATGTTCAATGTAATAAGATATTTGTTAATCTCAACCCAATAGACAGCAATAAACTTAGTGATTTTCCTAGACTACATCGAGTAGAGGTATTTAGACAATTAATCGATGATGCAAAAGATAAAGTGCTCAGGCTACAAAATGATGAAAACAACATTAGTATACAATTAACCAATTCAATTCAACTCTATGATGAAAACTATAAATATTCATATGGTAATGAGGGTTTCAAAGCGCAGCTTGATTACTATAATGGTATTTTATCAGGTAATAGTGCCAACTTAAAAATTACTGGTATTGTCACCAATGTAAGCTATCATAACGGAAAGATTTCGAAACTAACGCTTTTAACTGATTATAGAAATGATAGCGATAAAAATCAGTTATTCTCATTTTTTTCGCTAATTTTGATCAACAATTTTGTGTTTCTATTTGTTATCTTAATCACCTTAATCAATACTATTCTGATTTTTCGGAAAAAAGAAGTGAATCAATCACGACTTGAAAAAATTATTAGTCATTATAGAGATAAAATATTTTAA
- the pyrG gene encoding glutamine hydrolyzing CTP synthase, with protein MVTNYIFVTGGVVSSLGKGIAAASLAAILEARNLKVTMLKLDPYINVDPGTMSPIQHGEVFVTEDGAETDLDLGHYERFIRTKMTRKNNFTTGRIYSDVLRKERRGDYLGATVQVIPHITNEIKSRVIAGAKGFDVAIVEIGGTVGDIESLPFLEAIRQLAVDVGREHTLFMHLTLVPYLASAGEVKTKPTQHSVKELLSIGIQPDVLICRSDRIIPANERAKIALFCNVAERAVISLKDVDSIYKIPALLKSQNLDTFVCNRFHLDCVEADLSEWEQVIYEEANPVGEVTIGMVGKYTELPDAYKSVNEALKHGGLKNRLTVHIRYIDSEDLESRGTDLLAGLDAILIPGGFGYRGVEGKIIAARYARENKIPYLGICLGMQVAMIEYARNVAGIKDANSTEFVKDCANPIIALITEWSDESGNVVQRNENSDLGGTMRLGSQICHLEPDSLVFDMYQKESITERHRHRYEVNNNLLPEIVKAGLKVTGLSTDKKLVEIIEVPDHPWFVACQFHPEFTSTPRDGHPLFSSFIKAAKEYQQLQQK; from the coding sequence ATGGTCACGAATTATATTTTTGTTACAGGCGGTGTCGTTTCTTCTTTAGGTAAAGGCATTGCCGCAGCATCATTAGCTGCAATTTTAGAAGCCCGCAATTTAAAAGTCACCATGTTAAAACTTGATCCCTATATTAATGTCGATCCGGGCACGATGAGCCCTATTCAACATGGTGAAGTTTTTGTAACGGAAGATGGGGCAGAAACGGATCTTGATTTAGGTCATTATGAGCGTTTTATCCGCACTAAAATGACTCGCAAAAATAACTTTACAACAGGTCGTATCTATTCCGACGTATTACGTAAAGAACGTCGTGGAGATTATTTAGGCGCGACTGTTCAAGTTATTCCTCATATTACCAATGAGATTAAATCTCGTGTTATTGCTGGCGCAAAAGGGTTTGATGTTGCCATTGTCGAAATCGGTGGCACTGTTGGGGATATTGAATCTCTCCCATTTTTAGAAGCTATCCGTCAATTGGCGGTAGATGTGGGTCGTGAACATACCTTATTTATGCATTTAACTCTAGTGCCGTATTTAGCATCTGCAGGCGAAGTCAAAACTAAACCTACTCAACACTCTGTTAAAGAGTTGCTATCTATTGGTATTCAACCTGATGTGCTTATTTGTCGTTCTGATCGCATCATTCCAGCTAACGAGCGGGCGAAAATTGCTTTGTTTTGTAATGTAGCCGAACGTGCGGTTATTTCGTTAAAAGATGTCGATTCAATTTATAAAATTCCAGCTCTTTTAAAATCACAAAACTTAGATACTTTTGTCTGCAATCGATTCCATCTTGATTGTGTTGAGGCAGATCTTTCCGAGTGGGAACAAGTGATTTATGAAGAAGCTAATCCTGTTGGTGAAGTCACAATCGGTATGGTAGGTAAATATACTGAATTACCTGATGCGTATAAATCTGTTAACGAAGCATTAAAACATGGTGGTTTAAAAAACCGTTTAACAGTTCATATTCGTTACATTGATTCAGAAGATCTTGAATCACGTGGTACGGATTTACTTGCAGGTTTAGATGCGATTTTAATTCCTGGTGGATTTGGCTATCGTGGTGTTGAAGGTAAAATCATTGCTGCACGCTATGCACGTGAGAACAAAATACCTTATTTAGGTATTTGCTTAGGAATGCAAGTCGCCATGATTGAGTATGCCCGTAATGTGGCTGGAATTAAAGATGCAAATTCTACAGAGTTTGTTAAAGATTGCGCGAATCCAATTATTGCGTTAATCACTGAGTGGAGTGATGAATCGGGTAATGTGGTGCAACGTAATGAAAATAGTGATTTAGGTGGTACTATGCGCCTTGGTTCTCAAATATGTCATTTAGAACCAGACTCATTAGTGTTTGATATGTATCAAAAAGAGTCAATTACTGAGCGTCACCGTCATCGTTATGAAGTAAATAATAATTTATTACCTGAAATTGTAAAAGCAGGATTAAAAGTAACCGGACTTTCAACTGATAAAAAATTAGTCGAGATTATCGAGGTTCCTGATCACCCATGGTTTGTTGCATGTCAATTCCATCCGGAATTTACCTCGACACCACGAGATGGGCATCCACTGTTTAGTAGTTTTATAAAAGCTGCCAAGGAGTATCAGCAGTTACAACAAAAATAG
- the eno gene encoding phosphopyruvate hydratase, with protein sequence MAKIVKVHGREVIDSRGNPTVEAEVHLEGGFVGLAIVPSGASTGSREALELRDGDKSRFLGKGVLKAVENVNGPIAKAVVGKDALDQAAIDQIMLDLDGTDFKSNLGANSILAVSLANAKAAAAAKGVPLYQHIADLNGTPGQYSMPLPMMNIINGGEHADNNIDLQEFMIQPVGAKTVREAIRMGSEVFHNLAKVLHAKGMNTAVGDEGGFAPNLDSNAEALACIKEAVEKAGYVLGKDITLAMDCAASEFYNKETGKYVLKGEGNKEFTAQEFTHYLEGLTEQYPIVSIEDGLDESDWDGWAYQTKALGHKIQLVGDDLFVTNTKIFKQGIEKGIANSILVKVNQIGTLTESIAAVKMAKDAGYTAVISHRSGETEDSTIADLAVGLAAGQIKTGSMSRSDRVAKYNQLIRIEEALGAKAPFNGLKEVKGQ encoded by the coding sequence ATGGCAAAAATCGTTAAAGTACATGGTCGTGAAGTCATCGACTCTCGTGGGAACCCAACAGTTGAAGCTGAAGTTCATTTAGAAGGTGGTTTTGTTGGTCTAGCAATCGTTCCATCTGGTGCATCAACTGGTTCACGTGAAGCGTTAGAACTTCGTGATGGTGACAAATCTCGCTTTTTAGGAAAAGGTGTTTTAAAAGCTGTTGAAAACGTAAATGGCCCAATTGCGAAAGCGGTTGTTGGTAAAGATGCGTTAGACCAAGCTGCTATCGACCAAATCATGCTTGATTTAGATGGAACTGATTTTAAATCAAACTTAGGTGCAAACTCAATTCTTGCAGTATCTTTAGCTAATGCTAAAGCAGCAGCAGCAGCAAAAGGTGTACCACTATATCAACATATTGCTGATTTGAATGGAACGCCAGGTCAATACTCTATGCCGTTACCAATGATGAACATTATCAATGGTGGTGAACATGCTGATAATAACATCGATTTGCAAGAATTTATGATCCAACCAGTTGGCGCAAAAACGGTACGTGAAGCAATCCGTATGGGTTCTGAAGTATTCCATAACTTAGCGAAAGTTTTACATGCTAAAGGTATGAATACAGCTGTAGGTGATGAAGGTGGTTTTGCTCCTAATTTAGATTCAAATGCAGAAGCATTAGCTTGTATTAAAGAAGCTGTTGAAAAAGCGGGTTATGTATTAGGTAAAGATATTACTTTAGCGATGGACTGTGCTGCTTCAGAATTCTATAACAAAGAAACAGGTAAATATGTATTAAAAGGTGAAGGTAATAAAGAGTTTACTGCTCAAGAATTTACTCACTATTTAGAAGGTTTAACTGAACAATATCCTATCGTATCAATCGAAGATGGTTTAGATGAAAGCGATTGGGACGGTTGGGCATACCAAACTAAAGCATTAGGTCACAAAATCCAATTAGTGGGTGACGATCTTTTTGTAACTAACACCAAAATCTTCAAACAAGGTATTGAAAAAGGCATTGCTAACTCAATCCTAGTTAAAGTTAACCAAATCGGTACATTAACTGAATCTATCGCAGCGGTTAAAATGGCGAAAGATGCAGGTTATACTGCTGTTATCTCTCACCGCAGTGGTGAAACTGAAGATTCAACTATCGCTGATTTAGCTGTTGGTTTAGCTGCTGGTCAAATCAAAACTGGTTCAATGAGCCGTTCTGATCGTGTTGCTAAATACAACCAATTAATCCGTATTGAAGAAGCATTAGGTGCTAAAGCTCCATTCAACGGACTTAAAGAAGTGAAAGGACAATAA
- a CDS encoding VirK/YbjX family protein, protein MSQPKSKWQLFNWLCTGKLPLNELWLNPTYRYKFFFRTLFLSPITLKWLDKLRQYPLIGYYFSCQTNLPCKLQRPYLSSCLSQHERYAALACHYDFLANQPDRMTKAFYDPTKPFILANLTVKNEANIQIAIQARNKFAREGEISLYFYDNDGIDLATLTFSIIQYQQKTTLFIAGLQGTGHHEARVRVQKATKQCYGLFPKRVVVEAALIIANHFQLEQIVAVGNKTHVYNNWRYNSRQERILSDYDDFWLTIDGKQDSRELFILPTEISRKSLEDIASKKRSEYRNRYALLDQLKLNIETQLASLT, encoded by the coding sequence ATGTCCCAGCCAAAAAGCAAATGGCAACTTTTTAACTGGCTTTGTACCGGTAAACTTCCGCTAAATGAACTTTGGCTCAATCCGACTTATCGTTATAAATTTTTTTTTAGAACCCTATTTTTAAGTCCCATTACACTAAAATGGTTGGATAAATTAAGACAATATCCACTGATTGGCTACTATTTTTCTTGCCAAACTAATTTACCGTGTAAATTACAAAGACCCTATTTATCGTCATGTTTATCGCAACATGAACGTTATGCTGCTTTAGCGTGTCATTATGATTTTTTAGCGAATCAACCTGATAGAATGACTAAGGCTTTTTATGATCCAACTAAACCTTTTATATTGGCTAATCTTACCGTCAAAAATGAAGCTAATATTCAAATAGCTATTCAAGCCCGTAACAAGTTTGCTCGGGAAGGTGAAATAAGCCTTTATTTTTATGATAATGACGGTATTGATTTAGCAACATTAACTTTTTCAATCATTCAATATCAACAAAAAACAACATTATTTATTGCAGGGTTGCAAGGTACGGGTCACCACGAAGCCCGTGTTCGTGTGCAAAAGGCTACCAAACAGTGTTATGGTTTATTTCCTAAACGAGTCGTCGTTGAGGCTGCATTAATCATTGCTAATCATTTTCAGTTAGAGCAAATTGTCGCAGTTGGAAATAAAACCCATGTTTATAACAACTGGCGTTATAATAGTCGACAAGAACGAATTTTATCGGATTATGATGATTTTTGGTTAACGATTGATGGAAAACAGGATTCTCGTGAACTATTTATCTTACCTACTGAGATTAGTCGAAAATCATTAGAAGATATAGCGAGTAAAAAACGTTCAGAATATCGAAATCGTTATGCTTTATTAGATCAACTTAAATTGAATATTGAAACACAATTAGCATCATTAACATAA
- a CDS encoding lysine exporter LysO family protein yields MYFGILIALVPLCIGYLIKCKQEKWIAKINQILSWMVYFILFIMGAELAHLDNLATNLQNILFYTAIIFICTFGGNFIFLMLFDLFLPWKISSANQTFGSRVKMILESLRVFIALVLGFVVGLFPLFVWQYTENIIQVVLVFLLLLIGIQLRSNNISLKQILLNKVGIATTLIVIISTFIGGIVAALLLGLPLRIGLGMSSGFGWYSLSGILMTEAHGAIIGSATFLNDILRELFAIILIPTLIKRYKLTTLGLCGATSMDFTLPMLQKGAGIMIVPAAIVQGFLLTLLMPIFMTLFNYG; encoded by the coding sequence ATGTATTTTGGTATTCTAATAGCACTTGTGCCTTTGTGCATTGGTTATTTAATTAAATGCAAACAAGAAAAATGGATAGCTAAAATTAACCAAATTTTAAGTTGGATGGTTTATTTTATTCTTTTTATTATGGGTGCTGAGCTTGCTCATTTAGATAACCTAGCGACTAATTTGCAAAACATTCTATTTTATACCGCCATTATTTTTATCTGTACTTTTGGCGGTAATTTTATTTTTCTGATGTTGTTTGACCTGTTTCTACCTTGGAAAATTTCAAGTGCCAATCAAACATTTGGTTCACGCGTAAAAATGATTTTAGAATCATTGCGTGTCTTTATTGCACTCGTTTTGGGGTTTGTAGTCGGACTTTTTCCATTGTTTGTATGGCAATATACCGAAAACATTATTCAGGTTGTATTAGTTTTTTTACTCTTGTTAATTGGTATTCAATTAAGAAGTAATAATATTTCGCTTAAACAAATTTTACTGAACAAAGTCGGTATTGCAACAACGCTAATTGTCATCATAAGCACTTTTATTGGTGGAATAGTTGCTGCTTTGCTATTAGGTCTACCTTTACGTATAGGGTTAGGTATGTCATCTGGATTTGGTTGGTATTCTTTGTCAGGTATTTTAATGACTGAAGCGCATGGTGCAATTATTGGCAGTGCTACATTTTTAAATGATATATTACGTGAACTTTTTGCCATTATACTCATTCCAACATTAATAAAACGCTATAAATTAACAACATTGGGGTTATGTGGTGCAACGTCAATGGATTTTACTTTACCTATGTTACAAAAAGGAGCTGGAATAATGATAGTGCCAGCTGCTATCGTGCAAGGTTTTTTGCTTACGTTGCTAATGCCAATATTTATGACGTTATTTAATTACGGATGA